In a single window of the Harpia harpyja isolate bHarHar1 chromosome 3, bHarHar1 primary haplotype, whole genome shotgun sequence genome:
- the NKX2-8 gene encoding homeobox protein Nkx-2.8: MATSGRISFTVRSILDLPEQDANSIKQASDHHHSAENYTGSPYRGWIETDRNHYPSSDESGPEPSLPDSTQRSLPARGSEAEEKKKKRRVLFSKAQTLELERRFRQQRYLSAPEREQLARLLSLTPTQVKIWFQNHRYKMKRARSEAPGSPPPRPPALLRRVVVPVLVRDGEPCRGCPASPPPPAARPKLGCALAGCSAQAALALQGYRACPPASAAALGVFPAAYQHLAHPAVVSWGW, from the exons ATGGCCACATCTGGCAGGATCAGTTTTACGGTGAGGAGCATTTTGGATTTACCAGAGCAGGATGCTAATAGCATAAAGCAAGCCTCTGACCATCACCACTCAGCGGAGAACTACACCGGCTCGCCGTACCGAGGGTGGATAGAAACAGACAGAAATCACTATCCCT CTTCCGACGAGAGCGGCCCGGAGCCGAGCTTGCCCGACTCCACCCAAAGGTCGCTCCCCGCCCGCGGCTCGGAGGccgaggagaagaagaagaagcggCGGGTGCTCTTCTCCAAGGCGCAGACGCTGGAGCTGGAGCGGCGGTTCCGGCAGCAGCGGTACCTCTCGGCGCCGGAGCGGGAGCAGCTGGCCCGGCTGCTCAGCCTCACCCCCACCCAGGTGAAGATCTGGTTCCAAAACCACCGCTACAAGATGAAGCGGGCGCGGAGcgaggcccccggcagccccccgccgcgcccgcccgccctgcTGCGCCGGGTGGTGGTGCCGGTGCTGGTGCGGGACGGCGAGCCCTGCCGCGGCTGCCCcgccagcccgccgccgcccgccgcccgccccaaGCTGGGCTGCGCCCTGGCCGGCTGCAGCGCCCAGGCCGCCCTCGCCCTGCAGGGCTACCGggcctgcccgcccgcctccgccgccgccctcgGCGTCTTCCCCGCCGCTTACCAGCACTTAGCGCACCCCGCCGTCGTCTCCTGGGGATGGTGA